GGTAAAAGCACAGCAATGATAAGTGATAATGTTTCTGCAGGTAAAATTAAAATTACTCGTGCTCCTACATATGCACCAATTATCGCTGATAATAAACCAGCAGGAACCACATTCCATATTATTGAACGATTTTTAATAAAATTCCTTATAGCTGCTAAAGTGCCAATTGTACCAACTAATTTAGCTTGCCCTAACGCAAGTTGTGGAGGAAAACCCGCAAGGATAAAAGCAGGGACAAGTATTAATCCTGCACCACCGGCTATTGAATCAATATAACCAGCAACAAATACCGCTATAATTAATAAAAATAAACTCATGATTAGATATTTAGTAATTAAACTACCCTCAACAAAAATCGAAATATCTATAAAATTAAACATGATTTTCCTTTACTATTCTTAAATGATATTCACAAATTTTAGGATTAAGTATCTGTGTACTAAGTGATTTATTAACAAGCTCAAACACTCTTAATAACCAACGATCCGTACCCTCATAACGATAAGAAAAAGAATTACTGGTATGTAATACACGTTGATTTAAAAAAGTCACTGCGTCACTAGGATTAAGAGGAATATCAATCCACAATTCTTTCTTTATAACAACAGATCGCAATTTTTCTAGTACATATTCTGCTGCTTTGGTCATTCCACTAGCATTATGCCAATCAAAGCAAGAATAATGCACACCATAATAGTTTGTAAATATAAGTACAAATCCTATTACAAAGATATTTTTAAAACTTGCAGGTTGTTTGATTTTAAATTGAGGTAATTGTAAAAATGAAATAGTTTTTCCATCCATAACTTTATTAACAATACTCTTAATGACTATATCAAATTCTTATGACACAAAATAGATTGTAAACTAATAGATATCCTAGCTTAACATTAATATATATTGATGTTAATAGATACTAATGTTAATAGATGTGGAATACTGTAATTGTGAAAGGTTTCTTTAATTATAAACTTTATATCTAATATTTTACAATTATATTAATCAACATATTCTGCGTTAAGACTCATATTACAAAGACAATGGCACAAATAATTTTATTAAAAAAATACACGCTATAAAATTTAACGAGAATGTTCAATTTTGTAAGAATCTAGCTTATTAAACTTAAGCAATTATCTCTCGATTTGCTTGGCTTGATGTTTCTGCTACTAATAAGGTTTTTAACTTTGCTTCAAATATTGATGCTTTTATTGACTTCCTTATTGATAGTAAAGTAACTTAACGTAAATTATATCCGCAGCGCTTTATAAAGCTAATCACATAGAAGTTCAATAACATACTCATTAATCATCTTAAACACCTCTATAACTACGATTAACAAGTGCTTATCTTTACAGCTCCGTTTCATATCATTTTATAAAATATTAACCAAAATAATACCGCAAAGCCTCGCCAGTTGACATTAAACAGCCCAACTGTTAACATGCCACTGTCAAACATATCATAGAGAATATTATGTTTAAAAAGACAAACGTTTTACTTGATAAATTAAAAACAAAAAAAATCATTTATACACCATCAAGTGAAATGATGATCCGCTTCAATAAAAAGGAACGTTTGAAGCCCTTTAAAAAGAATTGGTATCAATTTTCACCTACCCCATATATACAAAAAAATATCTCATACCGTGAAAGAAAATTTGGACAATTTGTTGTAAGTGTCTGCCGTCAAGAGATAATGTCTGTTACGGATAGTATTTTTTTTCAAACTTTAAAAATAAATAGTTATATTAAGGAGTTTAATACGATTTTACCGAAGATAAACACACAAACCTCTATCAATAACCTTCTGCATAATATTATATTACCAGTACTTAATATAATCGTAACCTATAAACAAAAAGCGTATTTTCTTTGTGATGCTTTTATTCATAAAATCCGACTTATTGCAAATATCCTCCTAAATGGACATACGACACATAAAGAAATCCAACTAGACAGACATACCATTATAAGCAGGCATCTCATAGAACGAAAAAATATAAAAGATGATATTTCATACATATATGAGCATAATAAAAACAAAGTATATGAAAATATATTACTCTACGTTAAAGATTTCTGCAAAAAAAAGACAAGAGAGTTTTACATAAATATTAGAGACGATATCATTTTAACTCTAATATCTTATTTATATAAAAATAAAATGAAAGTGTCATACCATGATTAAAAATATCTATTGTATCGGAAGAAACTACAGTGCTCATGCGGCAGAA
The Bartonella sp. DGB1 genome window above contains:
- a CDS encoding 2OG-Fe dioxygenase family protein encodes the protein MFKKTNVLLDKLKTKKIIYTPSSEMMIRFNKKERLKPFKKNWYQFSPTPYIQKNISYRERKFGQFVVSVCRQEIMSVTDSIFFQTLKINSYIKEFNTILPKINTQTSINNLLHNIILPVLNIIVTYKQKAYFLCDAFIHKIRLIANILLNGHTTHKEIQLDRHTIISRHLIERKNIKDDISYIYEHNKNKVYENILLYVKDFCKKKTREFYINIRDDIILTLISYLYKNKMKVSYHD